Genomic window (Bradyrhizobium sp. 186):
GCGCGGGCAACATCCTGAGGCGACAAGGCGGCTTTGACGTTCACGCGCTTCTCCCGGCCGAATGTTTGCACATGATGTTCTGCTGGTTGTTTCAAGCTGTCAAACGTGGTCGTAGTCCACCACCACCCGCTCTGACGACGGCTTGGCCTGGCAGGTCAGCACAAATCCGGCCTTCAGCTCCCAGGGCTCCAGCGAGTAGTTGATATCCATCGGCGCTTCGCCCTCGACCAGCTTTGCGCGGCAGGTCGAGCACATGCCGCCCTTGCAGGCGAAGGGCAGATCGACCCCGGCGCGCAGCGCAGCATCGAGGATCGCCTCGTCCTCGGCGACGGGAACGTCGCGGCGCTTGCCGTCGATGATCAGGGACGCGATCGCTTTCGGGGGCTCATCTGGAGCAACGATCTTCTTCGGCCGCGGCTTGCCGCCGAACTCGGAAACGAAACGTTCCACGTGAATGCGATCTTCGCCGATGCCGATCTCGCGGCAGGTCGCCTCGATCTCCTCGCTCATGCCAAGGGGACCACAGATGAAGACATGATCGACGCTTGCGGCCGGCACCAGTGACCGCAGCAGCACCCTCACCTTGTCGCCGTCGAGCCGGCCATGCAGGATCGGGATGTCCTGCTCCTCGCCCGAGATGACGTGGAAGATCGCGAGGCGATCGATGAAGCGATCCTTCAGCTCCTCGAGCGCCTCGATGAACATGATATTGTCCGTCGCGCGGTTGCCATAGAACAGGAAGAACCGGCTCTCCGGCTCGCGCGCCAGCACGCCCTTCACGATCGACAGGATCGGCGTGATGCCGGAGCCCGCGGCGAAGCCGACATGGATACGCGCGGTATGGGCTGCCGGGACCACGCCAAAGCGACCCGTCGGCGTCATCACGTCGAGCTCGTCACCGCATTTCAGTTCGTCGGCTGCCCAACTCGAAAACGCGCCGCCGTCGACCTTCTTCACGGCGATGCGGAGTTCGTCATCGTCCGGCCCGGAGCAGATGGAATAGGAGCGTCGCACCTCCTCGCCGTCGAGCGTGGTGCGAAGCGTGAGGTATTGGCCTGGCGTAAAGCGATAGTCGTTGGCGAGATCGCATGGGATGGCGAACGTCATCGACACCGCGTCGGAGGCCTCGCGGCGGAGACCGTTGACGGCCAGGCGATGGAAGCGCGGTGCGGCTGCGGACATGGTCAATGACACTTGAAATAGTCAAAAGGTTCGCGGCAGGCCTTGCAGCGCCAGAGCGCCTTGCAGGAGGTCGAGCCGAATTCGGACAGCAGCTCGGTATTGTTCGAGCCGCATTGCGGGCAGGCAACCGCCTGTTCGCCGAACAGCGCACGCCGCGAGCTTGAGGCATGCGGCGGCGCGATGCCGTAGGCGTGCAGCTTGCGGCGTCCCTCCTCGCTCATCCAGTCGGTGGTCCAGGCCGGCGACAGCACGGTGTGCACTTTCGGCTGGCGGAAGCCGGCGCGCTCCAGCGCCAGCTCGATTTCGAGCGCAATCATATTCATAGCCGGGCAGCCCGAATAGGTCGGCGTGATCGCGACCTCGATCTGATCGCCGTCGAGAATGACGTCGCGCAGCACGCCGAGGTCGGCGATGGTCAACACCGGAATTTCCGGATCGACCACGCTCGATGCAGCGTCCCAGGCGCGCTGGCGCAGCTCGGTGTCGCCGTCGAGCACGGTCACCATGTCAGCCCCGGGAAGGTACGCTGCATCGATTGCAGCTCGCTGAGGAGATGACCGAGATGCTCGCTGTGGCGGCCGGTCCGGCCGCCCTGCTGCATCCAATTGTTCTGCGGCAGCGTGAGCGTGGCCTCACCGGTGACGCCCGAGACGGTCTTCAGCCAGCGACCGCGCAGGACATCAGGGTCGATCGCGATCCCGGCGTGGATCAGGCCGCACTCGCCGGCATCGACCACGAACATCTCACCGGTGAAGGCCCAGAGATGATCGATCGCGGCTTGTGCGCGGACGTGGCTCTCTTCCGTGCCGTCGCCGAGCCGGATGATCCATTCCGAGGCGTGGCGCAGGTGATAGGCGCTCTCCTTCTCCGACTTGGCGGCAATGGCGGAAAGTGTCGTATCGCGCGAAGACATCATCGCGCGCCAGTAGAGATCGGCGAAGGCGGAATAGAAGAACTGCCGCACTAAAGTCTGGGCAAAGTCGCCGTTCGGCTGCTCGACCAGCAGCAGGTTGCGGTACTGCCTGACATCGCGGAGGTAGGCCAACCTGTCCTCATCATTGTCCTTACCCTCGACCTTGGCCGCGTAAGTGTAGAGCTCGCGCGCCTGGCCGATGAGATCGAGCGCGATGTTGGAGAGCGCCATGTCCTCTTCCAGCATCGGAGCGTGTCCGCACCACTCCGACAGCCGATGGCCGAGGATCAGCGCGTCGTCGGCGCGCCGCAGCGCGTAGAGCGCCAGCGGTGTCTCAGCAACCTGGACGTTGGCAATCGGCATCACATATGCCCCACTTCTTCGGGCACTTCATAGAACGTCGGGTGCCGGTAGATTTTCGACTCCGCCGGTTCGAACATCATGCCCTTCTCGGCGGGGTCGCTTGCGGTGATCGCGGTCGACGGCACCACCCAGATCGAGAGGCCCTCGCCGCGGCGGGTGTAGATGTCGCGGGCGGCTTGGAGCGCCATTGTCGCGTCGCTCGCATGCAGCGAGCCGACATGCTTGTGCGCGAGCCCGTTGCGGCTGCGAATGAAGACTTCCCAGAGTGGCGTGTTCGGCGTGGCCATCGTGATCTTCCTACTCCGCAGCTTGCGCGGTCTGACGATGCTGACGCTTCGCGGCATAAGCGGCTGCTGCCTCGCGCACCCAGGCGCCGTCCTCATGCGCCTTGCGCCGCGCGGCGAGGCGGTCGCGGTTGCAGGGGCCGTTACCGGCGAGCACCTGCTTGAACTCGGTCCAATCGATCTCGCTGTAGCGCCAGTGCCCGTCGGCATCCTGAATCATGCCGGGATCGGGAATAACGAGGCCGAGATATTGCGCCTGCGGCACGGTCGCATCGACGAATTTCTGGCGCAGCTCGTCATTGGAGAAGCGCTTGATCTTCCACTTCGTCGAGGTGTCGCTGTGCTGGCTCGTGGCATCAGGCGGGCCGAACATCATCAAGACCGGCCACCACCAGCGGTTCAGCGCATCTTGCGCCATTACCTTCTGCTCGTCGGAGCCGCGGCAAAGCGTCAGCATGATCTCGTAGCCCTGACGCTGGTGGAACGACTCCTCCTTGCAGACGCGGATCATCGCGCGCGCATAGGGGCCGTAGGAGCAACGGCACAGCGGGATCTGGTTCATGATCGCGGCGCCGTCGACCAGCCAGCCGATGGTGCCGATGTCCGCCCAGGTCAGCGTCGGATAGTTGAAGATCGAGGAGTACTTTGCCTTGCCGGCGAGCATGGCATCGACCAGCTCCTCGCGCGAGGTGCCGAGCGTTTCGGCGGCGGCGTAGAGATAAAGCCCGTGGCCGCACTCGTCCTGCACTTTCGCAAGCAGCGCGGCCTTGCGGCGCAACGACGGCGCGCGCGTAATCCAGTTGCCTTCGGGCAGCATGCCGACGATTTCGGAGTGAGCGTGCTGGGAGATCTGGCGCGTGAGCGTCTTGCGATAGGCCGCCGGCATCCAGTCGTTCGGCTCGATGCGCTCCTCGGCATCGATGCGCGCCTGGAACTGCGCAGCCCGCGCCGCATCCTCGACGTTGCGGTCGTCGGCCTCGGCCGTGTTGAGCGCCTGGGTATACATGCGCATCCTCCCGATTTATTGGGAGACAATATATAACAAAAACTAGTTCATGCAAGATATTTCTGTAACATAATGATCAAGCCTCGAACCTGCGCTCCAGAAGCTTCCGCGCCGGCGGCAACGGTCCCTTCTCGTTGGTTCCATGGCCATCAAGCCATTGCTCTGACGGCACAAGCAGCGCGCGATAAATCTCGCCGCAGAGCTCGCGGGCAGCCCGGCCCGGCCAGTCCGCCGGCAGCAGGCTGTCCGGCAGCAGCGGATCGCGCAGCACGACGCGGCGGTAGTAGTGGATCAGGAGAATACGCGCAGTGAAGGCGTCGGCCTCGGACAAATCCGCGCCCCGCCCGATCGCGGCGCGCAGCGGCTCGAACGTCTTCATGAACTTCAGATAAGCATCCGCTGTGCGGTCCAGCGGCCAGCTCGCGCTGAGCAGCCGGCGCCCGCTGTCATCCTCCGCGGAGACTTCGAGGCGAATGGCGCCCGCAGCCTCGTCCGGCGCGGGGACGCCGGAGGGCGCGACCCACACACCCGGCAGCGGACTGCCGAAGCCGGCGTTGCGCAGCGCCTCGCGCGAGGCGTCGCGGTCCTCGCCATTGCCGATCAGCAGGAGCTCGAAGCGGCCGGTCCAGTCCGACGGCGGAGGATCGTAGATGTGGCGCGTGGCGGCTTCAAACGTCTGGCGACCCTTTTCGGCGAGACGATAAAAACTATTGCGGCCGACTTTTTCGCGCGTCAGCCAGCGGTCTGCCGCAAGGCGCGACATCGCCGTACGCACCACGCCGCTGTCGATGTCGAGACCTTCGAAGAATTTCAGCAGGGTGCCGAGCCATACCGAGCCGCCACGCGGCACGATCGCATCGCCGAACACGGTGATGACGATGGAGCCGGTGCGCGACGGCTCGCGCTTGAGCTGGTCGATGATGCGGGAGAGCGGATGCGCCATGTGCGAGGCATAGCGCGTTTGGTGTCGGCGGGACAATGGAGGCGAGAGACGCGCCGAGGATCTCTATTCTCCCTCTCCCCGTTCTTACGGGGAGAGGGTTGGGGTGAGGGCTGCTTCCGCAAAAACCGCGTGAGTTGGACTCGCGGAGACTCCCCCTCACCCGGAATTTGCTATCGCAAATTCCGGCCTCTCCCGCAGGCGGGGAGAGGCGAAAAACTAGCGATGCGGATCGGGATACACCAGGCTGCGCCAGCCGCTGCGGTCGAAGGGCCGCCACTGGCCTTCCTTCTGCGCGAGCCTGTCGGCCACCGCATAGACCGCGGCGGGGTGATGGCCCATGCCGCAATGGCTGCTCTCGACCTCGATGCTCTCGGTCTGCGTGCCGGATTTCTCCATGCAGCCCTGCCAGGCACAGACGCCGTCAGTGCGGCTGAAGATGGCCGTCGTCGGGACAGGCGGCGGCAGGGCGAGTTCGCCACCGAAGCGCGGATCGACCTCGTCGGAACGTAGTCCGCTCGCCCATTCGTAGACGCGCCAGGCATTGGTCGACTTGGGATCGCCCGCAAAGGGGCTGCCGAGTGTGATTACCTGCCGCACGCGCTCCGGCATCATCTTGGCGAGCTGGCGCGCATAGAGGCCGCCGAGGCTCCAGCCGACCAGGCTGATCTTGCGGCCATGGGTGTCGTTGAGCTCGTGAATCAGATCAACCATCGCATCCTGCACGCCCGGACGCAGGCCGTAGTTGCGGCCCTGGCGCCAGCCGGCCACCGCATAGCCCTTGCTCGTCAGGAACGAACGCAGCGGACGCGTGGACACATCGGACGCCACCAGTCCCGGCAGCACCAGGACCGGATGGCCGTCGCCACGCGGCGCAAGGCTGAGCAGCGGCAGCGCGCCGAGGAATGCGCCGAGTTCGTGGATCGCGCGCCCCTCCAGAAACATCAGGGTGCGGGACGGTGGACGCAGCGTCTGGGCAGAAGCGGTCATCAATTGTCCTCTGAAAAGGCTCCGGCCGCGATGCCGGCAAATGGGCATGAATTCCAATACGCCGGCGTCTCGAACGTTCCGCAACGCAACATGAATCAGCTAGGCGGCCGGTTCCCGACATTCAAGCGGGAGAGATGCGGCCCGACAACAGGCCTGCGCGTTAATCCTAACGGGCGTGATGGAAAAGTCACAGCAATCGAAGCAGGAATTCTACGGAGTAAAGGGCGAGCCCGGCGAGCCCGCCGATCAGCGAACCATTGAAGCGGATGTATTGCAGGTCGCGCCCGATGTTGATTTCGATCAGCGAAATCAACTGCGTCATATTCCACGACTTGACCTGGTCGGAGATGAAGGTCGAGACGCCGCTCTTCTGGTCGGCGACGATGCTGCGCAACACCGTCACCAGGCCCTTGTTGATCTCGCCGCGCAGCTCGGCATCGCCCGCGAGCGCTTCACCGGCGGCGACGAACATACCGGCGAGATGATGCTGCAACACTTGCGTCTCGCCCGATGCGCTGCGTTCGATGAAGGAACGCGTATTGGTCCACACGGTGCGGGCGAGATCGGCGAGCTCGGGCCGCGCCAGGAGATCGCGCTTCAAGCCGTCGATGCGGCCGATATAGGCTTGGTCGGTGCCGAGCCGGTCGACGAAGCTCAGCACCATGCGGTCGAACTCACCGCGAAACGGATGCTTGGGATCGGCGCGCACTTCGTCGAAGAAGGCGGTGGCGGACGCCACGAGCTTGTTCACCAGAAACTTGTCGGCACGATAGAGCCTGAGCAGGGTCGGCAATTCCGCGCGCACCTTCTCGCGGATCATCGCCATCGTCTCCTTCTGATACAACGTATCGTGCATCACACGCAGGAGATCGTCGAACAGGATCTGGTGCCGTCCCTCCGCGACGAAGCCGCGCAGCGTACCGGCGGCGAGCGGCGCGAGGTCGATCGCCTGGAGCTGCGAGGACACGCGGCGAATGATGAAGGTCATCAGGCCGGAGCTTTCCGTCGCCGAGAACGCCTCCGGCAGCAGGCGGAGCGCGAAGCGCGCGAGATCGTCGCTGCGCTTGCGGTCGCGCAGCCAGTCGGCGACGAAGGAGCCGAAATCGATCTCCATCAGCTTGGCTTCGACCGGACCGGCTTCAAGGAAATGCACCTGGATGAATTCGCCGAGCTTATCGGCGATGCGGGCCTGGTTGCTCTGGATGATCGCCGTGTGCGGGATCGGCAGGCCAAGCGGCCGCTTGAACAGCGCGACCACCGCATACCAGTCGGCGAGCCCGCCAATGGTCGCGGCTTCTGCGAAGGCCGCGATGAAGCCGAACACGGGATGCACGGGCAAGAGCCACTTCGCGAACACGAACAGCGCGAGCGTCGAGGCCAGCACCAGCGCCGCCAGCGCCTTGACGCGGCGCAGCTCGGCGGCACGTTCGGCGTCGGCGGGGGTGTCGAAGGAGAAGGTGCCGGGTGGGGTCATGACTGCATCACAGTACCCGTCATTGCGAGCGAAGCGAAGCAATCCAGAATCTTTCCGCGGAAATGTGTGTGTCAAGGATGAGCAGTCACCTTTTTGTTCGACTGCAGCCACCTCTTCGTCCCGACCGCGGGTTCTGCAGGATGGCGCGCGCAGATCAAGTCAAGGCCGGCCTGTTAGGGCCGCCGCGAAGCGGCTTGGCCTTGAGTTGAGCGAGCACGCCATCATGCTTGGTGCGTTGGGCCGATAGGAGCTCCTCGCGTTGGCGGTTCTGTCAGGGCATCTGCCATCCTCGCATTTGCGATCCAAGGGTCGAGCCGGTTCGACGATCTGGGTTGCTTGCCAGATCAAACTCACATTCGGTCGTCGCACAAGGCGACTGCACCACGATTCCGCTTGCGGCGGGCAGGCTCGAGAGGACGAGGCCATTCTTCGTTGCGGCGTTTGAAGCCATGCAATCCATCGGTTCGTCCACCCGGATCTTCCGAGACTGATCGGGCCTCGGCAGATGGGTTATGGTTCTTTCGTTGCGCGCGGGCGGCGAAGCACGCCGCTTGGTGCGGTCCGGATCAGGCGGCGGGCTTCATCACGGCCCCCTCGATGGTCTCGCCCGCGGTGACATACTTCCACAAGGTCACGAGAAGCTTGCGCGCCAGCGCCACGATCGCGCGCTTGCGGCCTTGCGGGCTTCGCTCCTTGAACCAGCGCGTCAGGGCCGACTGCGGCTGGTGACGTATCCACAGCCAGGCGAGCTGGATCATTGTGGTCCGCAGCCTGGGATTGCCGGCCTTCGACACGCCCTGCTCGTGCCGGATGCCTCCGCTTTGCCACGGCGTCGCCGCAAGCCCCGCATAGGCGGCGACCTGGCGGCGGTTGGAGAACTGCCGGTAGAACGCCTCCGACCAGAGCACGGCCGCAAAGTTGGCGCCGAGCCCTTTCAAGGCCAGCAGCATCGCCACCGGATCCGGCGCGACCTTGTCTGCAGCGTTCTTGTCTGCAGGCTTCCGGGCTGCGGCCAGCAGAGCATCTCGCGCGGCCTCGACCGCCTTGATCTGTTCCAGAAGCAGTTCGACCCGATCGAGCTCGCGGCCGATCTGCGCCTTCAAATGCGAAGGCAGCTCCCGCCCGTCGCCCGTGCGCAAGGCCTCAAGCCGCGCCCGCCGATTGCGCCGCAGCGGCACGTAGTCGGATATCCCCTGCGCGAACAGAAGACCCTTGATCCGGTTCACATGCGTGATGCGCTCGGCGATCAGCGTCGCTCGTTCGCGACACAGCCTGCGCCGGTCCTCCTCTTCAGGCGAGGGCGCAACCACCATCGCACAGACCCGCGGCTCGCCGCGCTTGTAGGCCAGAAGCGCCCGCAACAGCGCCTCGCCATCGAGCCTGTCAGTCTTGGCCCGCCGCCGCCGTCGCGACGTCGCAATCGAGGCGGGATCGACCACGTGGCTCTCAATGCCGTTCTGTTGCAGAACACGGTGCAGCCAGAACCCGTCCAGCCCAGCTTCCTGGATCGTGATGATCGGATAGCTCTCGCGGGTCCTGGCCTCCGCCTTGCGCCTGAGTTCCGCAAACAGCTTCATCAGCTCAGCCGTATCGCCGGCCGTGACGCTGTGCCTGGACATCTTCTCGCCCGTACCAGGCGAAAGTGACGTAATCACCCACGTCGAACGGCTCAGTTCCAAAGACACAAAAATTGCGCCAAACTGCGTCCGGATAGCGGTCGGTCCGTCGGAAGGATGATCGAGCAACATCGTCGTCTCCAGGTTGAGGGGGTCAGCAACCTCAGTCTGGCCTCAGACCTGGTCGCTATCCACTCCCCATGGAATCTTCGCTTCGCTCCTCGCACAATGACGGCCGCGCAAAAAACAAGGCCCGCCGAAGCGGGCCTCAAAATTCAGTTTCTCGAAGGCGCCCGATCAGGCGGTCTTGTTGTAGGCCTTGGCGAAGTTGTCCTGAGCGGTCTTCGCACCGTCAGCGGCGAGCTTGCCGAGATAGTCGGTGGTCGCCTTGGCGCGCGAGACGAACACTTCGCCGCGCGAGCGGAGCAGGCTCGACTGGATCTCGAGGGCTTCGCTGAACGACTTGGCGGAAGCGAGCTTGTCGATGCCCGAGAAGAACGCATCGGCGTCCTGGTAGATCGCCTGCTGGATGTTGCGGCTGATCTTGCCGGCCTCGGTGACGGACTCGGTCACAGCATTCTCGATGGCCGCGGTCACGCGCTCGGAGCCGGCGAAAACCTCGGCAGCACGGTCCTTGGCGGTGTTGGCAGACTTCTTGACGAACTCGCGGGCGGCCTCGGGAACTTCCAGGTTCTGGATGTTCTTGAACGCGTCCTTGAAGCCCTCGAAAGCAGTGTTGGTTTCAGTGGTCATGGGGTCTCTCCATCCTCATTGTTTTGAGCTATGGGCTCACCCCGTCCTCGTTGGCCCGGGGCACGGCTTATATGGCATAGTTAATTGTGCGGTGCAATATCCATGTTGCGATGCGATATCACGAAAGCGTGAACAGCTTTAACAGGAAGCATGATGCTGCCTTTGTGGTCAGTCCGGTTCCCACGCCGCAGACGGCCGCTCCTTAGTGCTGGACGGCGCCTGGCAGCCCGTAGGCCTCCATCTGGGCCTGGACCTGCGCGACGTTGTGGCCGAGCACGACGATGTCATGGGTTTTGCCGTCGACGTCCCGGACATGGTCCCGCAGCAGCGCTTCGGCCTTGAAGCCGAGGCTTTCGAACAGGGCGATGGCTGCCTGCTGGTCGACCGTCATCTGGACCGAGAGCTTTTCGAGGCCGGCGCCGAGCGCGAGCGCAAAGGTCTCCTGCGACAGTGCCTTCCCCACCCCTTTCCCGCGGACCTCGGACGCGACCACCATGCGGATCTCACCGACATGGGGCGACCAGGAATGCGGGTCGCGCACCAGCGTGCCGCAGCCGACGACCTTGCCGTCCCTCACCGCGAGCAGGCTCGTGATCGCGCCGCGTTCGATCTCCTTGACCCAGGCCGAGAGCACTTTTGGCTCGCTGATGTTGCGCGGCAGGAACAACAGATCATGAGACGGCAGGCCCTTGCCGAAGGCGAGCACCGCGGCCTCGTCCGCCGGCGACATCAGGCGTATCTCGATATCGCCCGCGTCGATCTTGACGTGACGCGGGTAGGAACGCTGCTCAGTCATGTCGATCTCTTTCCCAGCCAGGAGTCCAGTTTCGGCCACAGCCGCTTGACCGCGTTGGCGCCGGCGACCAGCGAGACGTGACCGCCCTTCAGCATCACCTCTTCCTTGTCCTCCGACCCGATCTTCGCGATCAGGTGTTTTGCCGCGTCATAAGGCACGATGTGATCGTGCTCGGCCACCGCGTGCAGGAACGGCACCTTGATGTTCTCGAGCTTCGCCGCACGGCCGCCGACCGACATGGTGTCGTTGAACAGCTTGTTGTCCCACATCAGGTCCTTGGTGATGGTGCGGAAATATTCGCCCGCGAGCGGCAACGTGTCGGTCGCCCAGCGATCGAACATCCGGTAGGATTTTACGAACTCGTCGTTCCAGATGTTTTCCCAGAGCTGGATCTGGCTCACAGTGCGCGAGGCCGGGCGCAGCATCTCGAACGAGGACAAAATCATCTCCGGCGGTACGTTGCCGACACTGTCGACGAGCCGGTCGACGTCGAAATAGCGGCGATCGGAGAAATTCGAGAACAGCTTCATCTCGCGGAAATCGATCGGCGTGGTGAAGCAGATCAAATTCTTCATCGGCCCGTCCTGGAAGATCGAGCCGTAGAGCAGCGACAGCACCCCACCGAAGCAATAGCCGATAACGGAGACGTCCTGCTCGCCGGAATCCTGCTGCACGCGACGGACGCAATCCGGGATGAAGTCGAGGACATAGTCCTCCATCCGCAGGCTCTTCTCCTCCGGCCGCGGCGCCGCCCAATCCAGCATGTAGACGTCGTAGCCGCGCTTGAGCAGAAACTCGATGAAGCTCTGGCCGGGCACGAGATCGAGGATGTAGCCGCGGTTGGTGGTCGCCATCACGATCAGCACCGGCACGCGGTAGA
Coding sequences:
- a CDS encoding alpha/beta fold hydrolase, giving the protein MNAPTGLDFASIPERIQSEVQRAIQRSIKGVEYFSTSGPSLGSTPKDVLHARGTMNLYHYRPMSDEIYRVPVLIVMATTNRGYILDLVPGQSFIEFLLKRGYDVYMLDWAAPRPEEKSLRMEDYVLDFIPDCVRRVQQDSGEQDVSVIGYCFGGVLSLLYGSIFQDGPMKNLICFTTPIDFREMKLFSNFSDRRYFDVDRLVDSVGNVPPEMILSSFEMLRPASRTVSQIQLWENIWNDEFVKSYRMFDRWATDTLPLAGEYFRTITKDLMWDNKLFNDTMSVGGRAAKLENIKVPFLHAVAEHDHIVPYDAAKHLIAKIGSEDKEEVMLKGGHVSLVAGANAVKRLWPKLDSWLGKRST
- the paaD gene encoding 1,2-phenylacetyl-CoA epoxidase subunit PaaD, whose protein sequence is MVTVLDGDTELRQRAWDAASSVVDPEIPVLTIADLGVLRDVILDGDQIEVAITPTYSGCPAMNMIALEIELALERAGFRQPKVHTVLSPAWTTDWMSEEGRRKLHAYGIAPPHASSSRRALFGEQAVACPQCGSNNTELLSEFGSTSCKALWRCKACREPFDYFKCH
- a CDS encoding DUF445 domain-containing protein, with protein sequence MTPPGTFSFDTPADAERAAELRRVKALAALVLASTLALFVFAKWLLPVHPVFGFIAAFAEAATIGGLADWYAVVALFKRPLGLPIPHTAIIQSNQARIADKLGEFIQVHFLEAGPVEAKLMEIDFGSFVADWLRDRKRSDDLARFALRLLPEAFSATESSGLMTFIIRRVSSQLQAIDLAPLAAGTLRGFVAEGRHQILFDDLLRVMHDTLYQKETMAMIREKVRAELPTLLRLYRADKFLVNKLVASATAFFDEVRADPKHPFRGEFDRMVLSFVDRLGTDQAYIGRIDGLKRDLLARPELADLARTVWTNTRSFIERSASGETQVLQHHLAGMFVAAGEALAGDAELRGEINKGLVTVLRSIVADQKSGVSTFISDQVKSWNMTQLISLIEINIGRDLQYIRFNGSLIGGLAGLALYSVEFLLRLL
- the paaC gene encoding 1,2-phenylacetyl-CoA epoxidase subunit PaaC yields the protein MPIANVQVAETPLALYALRRADDALILGHRLSEWCGHAPMLEEDMALSNIALDLIGQARELYTYAAKVEGKDNDEDRLAYLRDVRQYRNLLLVEQPNGDFAQTLVRQFFYSAFADLYWRAMMSSRDTTLSAIAAKSEKESAYHLRHASEWIIRLGDGTEESHVRAQAAIDHLWAFTGEMFVVDAGECGLIHAGIAIDPDVLRGRWLKTVSGVTGEATLTLPQNNWMQQGGRTGRHSEHLGHLLSELQSMQRTFPGLTW
- the paaX gene encoding phenylacetic acid degradation operon negative regulatory protein PaaX translates to MAHPLSRIIDQLKREPSRTGSIVITVFGDAIVPRGGSVWLGTLLKFFEGLDIDSGVVRTAMSRLAADRWLTREKVGRNSFYRLAEKGRQTFEAATRHIYDPPPSDWTGRFELLLIGNGEDRDASREALRNAGFGSPLPGVWVAPSGVPAPDEAAGAIRLEVSAEDDSGRRLLSASWPLDRTADAYLKFMKTFEPLRAAIGRGADLSEADAFTARILLIHYYRRVVLRDPLLPDSLLPADWPGRAARELCGEIYRALLVPSEQWLDGHGTNEKGPLPPARKLLERRFEA
- a CDS encoding IS110 family transposase; translation: MLLDHPSDGPTAIRTQFGAIFVSLELSRSTWVITSLSPGTGEKMSRHSVTAGDTAELMKLFAELRRKAEARTRESYPIITIQEAGLDGFWLHRVLQQNGIESHVVDPASIATSRRRRRAKTDRLDGEALLRALLAYKRGEPRVCAMVVAPSPEEEDRRRLCRERATLIAERITHVNRIKGLLFAQGISDYVPLRRNRRARLEALRTGDGRELPSHLKAQIGRELDRVELLLEQIKAVEAARDALLAAARKPADKNAADKVAPDPVAMLLALKGLGANFAAVLWSEAFYRQFSNRRQVAAYAGLAATPWQSGGIRHEQGVSKAGNPRLRTTMIQLAWLWIRHQPQSALTRWFKERSPQGRKRAIVALARKLLVTLWKYVTAGETIEGAVMKPAA
- the paaA gene encoding 1,2-phenylacetyl-CoA epoxidase subunit PaaA, which gives rise to MYTQALNTAEADDRNVEDAARAAQFQARIDAEERIEPNDWMPAAYRKTLTRQISQHAHSEIVGMLPEGNWITRAPSLRRKAALLAKVQDECGHGLYLYAAAETLGTSREELVDAMLAGKAKYSSIFNYPTLTWADIGTIGWLVDGAAIMNQIPLCRCSYGPYARAMIRVCKEESFHQRQGYEIMLTLCRGSDEQKVMAQDALNRWWWPVLMMFGPPDATSQHSDTSTKWKIKRFSNDELRQKFVDATVPQAQYLGLVIPDPGMIQDADGHWRYSEIDWTEFKQVLAGNGPCNRDRLAARRKAHEDGAWVREAAAAYAAKRQHRQTAQAAE
- the paaB gene encoding 1,2-phenylacetyl-CoA epoxidase subunit PaaB — its product is MATPNTPLWEVFIRSRNGLAHKHVGSLHASDATMALQAARDIYTRRGEGLSIWVVPSTAITASDPAEKGMMFEPAESKIYRHPTFYEVPEEVGHM
- a CDS encoding phasin; protein product: MTTETNTAFEGFKDAFKNIQNLEVPEAAREFVKKSANTAKDRAAEVFAGSERVTAAIENAVTESVTEAGKISRNIQQAIYQDADAFFSGIDKLASAKSFSEALEIQSSLLRSRGEVFVSRAKATTDYLGKLAADGAKTAQDNFAKAYNKTA
- the paaE gene encoding 1,2-phenylacetyl-CoA epoxidase subunit PaaE; protein product: MSAAAPRFHRLAVNGLRREASDAVSMTFAIPCDLANDYRFTPGQYLTLRTTLDGEEVRRSYSICSGPDDDELRIAVKKVDGGAFSSWAADELKCGDELDVMTPTGRFGVVPAAHTARIHVGFAAGSGITPILSIVKGVLAREPESRFFLFYGNRATDNIMFIEALEELKDRFIDRLAIFHVISGEEQDIPILHGRLDGDKVRVLLRSLVPAASVDHVFICGPLGMSEEIEATCREIGIGEDRIHVERFVSEFGGKPRPKKIVAPDEPPKAIASLIIDGKRRDVPVAEDEAILDAALRAGVDLPFACKGGMCSTCRAKLVEGEAPMDINYSLEPWELKAGFVLTCQAKPSSERVVVDYDHV
- a CDS encoding alpha/beta hydrolase → MTASAQTLRPPSRTLMFLEGRAIHELGAFLGALPLLSLAPRGDGHPVLVLPGLVASDVSTRPLRSFLTSKGYAVAGWRQGRNYGLRPGVQDAMVDLIHELNDTHGRKISLVGWSLGGLYARQLAKMMPERVRQVITLGSPFAGDPKSTNAWRVYEWASGLRSDEVDPRFGGELALPPPVPTTAIFSRTDGVCAWQGCMEKSGTQTESIEVESSHCGMGHHPAAVYAVADRLAQKEGQWRPFDRSGWRSLVYPDPHR
- a CDS encoding GNAT family N-acetyltransferase; its protein translation is MTEQRSYPRHVKIDAGDIEIRLMSPADEAAVLAFGKGLPSHDLLFLPRNISEPKVLSAWVKEIERGAITSLLAVRDGKVVGCGTLVRDPHSWSPHVGEIRMVVASEVRGKGVGKALSQETFALALGAGLEKLSVQMTVDQQAAIALFESLGFKAEALLRDHVRDVDGKTHDIVVLGHNVAQVQAQMEAYGLPGAVQH